The following DNA comes from Buttiauxella agrestis.
AATGCGACCAAAGCCAGCGCACTAATAATAAAGGTATAGAACAAATATTGGCTGGGGGATTTTAAAACCTTATCAGCAACTAAACCACCAATCGGGCCACCTACCATTTTCAAACAATATTGATTGATAATTCCGTATGCCCCTACCAGTGCAATTGGCAATGCGTAAACATTTCTTAAGAATGGAATAAAGAATGTCAGTCCACAATACACCGCATAAACACAAAACACACTAAAAGCGATTAACCAGACAGTTTTGTTTTTTAATACATTACCGAGACCAGGATTCGCTTCTTTTTTCTCTGCCTTCTCTTGTTTAGCCGCTTGTTCTTCCGGGCTTTCTTTTAATACAAAGAAAATAACCACGCCAACCAGAATAGCGATAAAAGAGTAAAACAATATTGCGGCTTTAAATCCGAAATAATCGCTACCAAACCAGGTGAACACCGCCAGGGCGCTAAATGCGATAACGGTATCGACAATCCCTCGCCCGGTTTCAAAGAAGCCAAATAAGCGCCCCTGTTGAGTGTTGTCACCCAGCAAACTCACCGACTTTAGCAACACCGGCCAGTTGAGCATGTCGCAGGTCACGCCGAACAACGCCCAGACAAAGAGTATCCCCCAGTAGCCTGGCATTGTAGAGAGGTAGATCCCCAGCAGGCCGGTCGCAATCAGGGAAAGCGACATGGTAAAGCGGCGCGGTAATTTGTCAGAAAAGTAAATGGATAAGAAGAAACCAATGGTCGTCACAATCGAGTTAACCGACATCGCATTCCCAATCTCACCGTTGGTCAGGTGAAAATACTCCTGCATAGGAACATAAAATGCGTCTTTCAATGACGGCAGTTTATATATTGTGCCGCCGCACAAAACCAACAAACTAAATATAGTCCATCTTTTTTTAGATAGCATAAGACACCCCACCCCTGAATTAGCGGAATTAATTATTATATTGAGAGTACAGTGACCTCACAAAAGGTGAGACAGCTGAATTTAAATGTTTATTGATTAATTACTTTCTTAAAATAGCCACAGCATCTTTATGAAGTTCGCCAACAATATTGCGCACATGCATTATTTGATTCGTTGCATCGTCAATTTCTTTATTGAGCCTTTCTTCCAGCCCGGAGGTCGGCAACGGGGTTTCACTCATCTGGCGCAATGGAATCCACGGATTTTTATCTTCGTTAGTAAAACGAAATGCCGGTGCGTAATAATCCACTTCTTCTTCCAGACCGAATGCGGTGACTTGCGGTTGATCTTCGCCCAGACAAATTAATTGCAGTAATAACTCTTTAAACGGTAATTCGCCTTCGCCAGAAATACAGGCCGTATGCCCGCGTCCTTCACCTTCATGGTTAATTAACGCATCTTTGATATGCACCTGCGTGACTTCTTTTCCCATCACCGCCAGCGCTTCAAGCGGCTCTTCGTTGGCATTAATCATGTTGGCGAAGTCAAACAGCAGGGAGAGCTGTGGGAAGTCAGCCTCCTGAACCAGCTTCACCAGTTCGTGGCTTTGCAGATCTTCGTGTTGCTCAAGCGTAAATGTCAGGCCGCTATGCTGGTATTTTGCTTTAATATATTGAATATCCTGAGCAATGATTTCCATGACCTCAGAAAGTGTCCCTTCATAACGCGGATAAAACCTCACCGAAGTCGCCCCGGATTTCAGCGCAATGTTCACCGCCTCATCAATGGTTTGGGCATCCGAGGCGCTGGTTTCGATGTGAACATCCAACCCCAACTGGCGCGATTTTTCTGCAAAATTCTCAAGTCGCTCATCGCTGGCATGCCTTAAAGACTGGCTTTCTCCATCCACAACATGAATTTTCACCCCTTTCAGTTGCTGCTGGCTGGCAATATCCAGTAAATCTTCCGGCAGAATCCTCTCCATGCGCATATTTAAATGAAACGCATAGGCATGCAGATACAGCGGCAGATTTATGGCGCGTTCGACAATTTTTGTAGCCTGGATGTTGTTCATGGAAACTCCTGGAAATCGATATAAAACTCTACTGATTCAAAACGCCAATATTCGATATCAACCTGAATAACTTGCCCGGATTCGTCGGCGCGGTATTTTTCAACCCGGATAGAAGGTGTCCCTGCGGTGCCGCCCATCCCTTTGCAAGCCCCTGCCGAAAGTCGTGTAGGTTTAAACGCTAAATGCTGCGTGTGCGAGCTTTTGCCGAAGGCTTCTTGCCATACATCAACAAAAGAACGATCGCCTAATTTGTCGATAAAACCGGGGGCGGACTGCGCGTTGATAAAGGTTTCGTGATAGAAAACTTTATGGTTATCAAGCGCTCCCCAACCACAGATTTTGTAGATTTCATCGCCGTCTTTTACATTCAACTGCGACAAAATTTCGGGTTCCGCTGTGTAAACCCGCTCTTTTTCCAGAAAACCCCAGGACGGCAAACGCCCCTGCTCCAGAGCTGCCTGCTTAAAACTGGTGGAAGTGTTCGGGGTGTATTTGAAGCACGGCAAGGCCACAAACCAGCCGCGACGATCTTTTCGAAAGATCTTTTCTTCCCCTTCGAGAAACAACAACGCCTGTCGCAGTGTCATGCGCTTGATGCCCAGTAATTCTTCCAGCTCACGCTCGGAAGGTAATTTCCCGCCCGGCTGGACGACACCTTTGCTCAGCCAGTCATTGAGCATCTCTTTTGCCGTTTCTACGGTGGAATGGGTTTTCATGTTTTAATCCATTTGGTTTAAACCAGATTTGTCGTCACGGTACTCTTAGCCAGCGAATGTGACAATGGGATCTGGCGGGGTAGTTATTCTAAATGTGAGGTTTCTCGCAGAATAAAGTCGGATCGGGGAGGAATTTCAGGCAAAAAAAAGCGCGACCGAAGTCGCGCAAGGGATAACCAAAAGGTCAAAACGATTATTTGGATGACTTCCGGCCATATACGGCCCAGGTGATCACCACACAAACAATATAAAACACGAGGAACACTTTCATCGCGCCCGCCGGAGAACCGGTCAGCGCAAGCGAGGTGCCGAACGCTTTCGGGATAAAGAACCCGCCAATCGCACCAATCGCAGAGATAAAGCCCAATGCTGCAGCAGTGTCGGTAGCCGCTTCACGCAGCGCACGCTCTTCCGTTCCACCCTGCGCTTTCACGCGATCCATGGTCAATTTGCGGAAGATAACAGAGATCATCTGGAAGGTAGAACCACTTCCCAGACCGGCCGTCAGGAACAGCATCAGGAACACGCCAAAGAAGGCAATAAAGTTACCGCCAACGCCATTGTGAGGCAGCGTGGTAAACAGCAGCGCACTGAAAATCGCCATAAAGATAAAGTTCAACAGCGAAACACGCGTGCCGCCAAAGCGGTCAGAAATCGCCCCGCCTGCAGAACGTGCCAGCGCACCAAACAGTGGGCCGAAGAAGGCAAAATGCAAAATGTTGACGTCCGGGAACTGCGTTTTTGCCAGCATCGCAAAACCAGCAGAGAAACCGATAAACGAGCCGAACGTCGCCAGATACAGCACGCCCATAATCCACAGGTGAGCACGTTTCAGAACCGGCAACTGCTCTTTTAAAGAGGCTTTAGATGTTGCCAGGTCGTTCATGCCAAACCAGGCTGCAATGGTGAAGATAGCCAACAGCGGCACCCAAACCCATGCGGCGTTTTCGAGGAACAGCATGGTGCCGTCAGCCTGCTCAACGCCTGTTCCGCCAAATACCGCAAACATGGAAAGCGAGATCACCAGCGGGGCGACTAACTGCATCACGCTCACGCCCAGGTTGCCTAACCCACCGTTAATACCCAGCGCGCCGCCCTGTTTTGCTTTCGGGAAGAAGAAGCTGATGTTTGCCATGCTGGAAGCAAAGTTCGCCCCGGCAAAACCGCACAGCAACGCAATCATGATAAACACGCTAAAAGGTGTTGCCGGGTTTTGCACCGCGAAGCCCAACCACACGCAAGGGATGATCAAAATCCCGGTGCTAAATGCAGTCCAGCGGCGGCCACCGAACACAGGCACCATAAAGGAGTAAGGCACGCGCAACAAAGCGCCAGACACAGACGGCAGCGCCGTCAGCATAAAGAGTTGGTCAGTGGTGAAGTTAAAACCGACTTTGTTCAGGTTAACGGCTACCGCACTGAACAGCATCCAGACGCAGAACGCCAACAACAAACACGGTACGGAAATCCATAAGTTACGGCTGGCAATGCCGTGACCCTTACTTTGCCAGAAGGCGGGTTCTTCTGGCCGCCACTCGGTGATGAGCGACCCCGATTTCTGGTTATTTGTGGGGGACTGAGACATAAACACCTCAAAAAGAGTGAGAGTAATTGCCGCCACATTAGGTGCTAACGAGGAATAAAAATTGATGTGAATCAAGGGATAACCCATCAGAATAATGGTTAAAATTTAACCGTCATTCTTTGTGGGTAATGAAAAAATCCTTAAATAGTGTGGTTTTTCACATGCCTGAAAGAAGGTGTTAATACCCTTACACCAAAATATGCCACCCCTGGCAATTAGTGGGTAATCCTTAAGGGGTATGGGTATACTCCGGGGGATGTCTGAAAATACCCGCATTGTCATTTTTCACTCAACGGAGTTCCTCTGTTAATGCTTAAACGCCTGCTCTCTCCGCTCACTTTGTTCAACCAACTGGCCTTAATTGTGCTGTTGCTGGCATTGTTGGGTGTCGCGGGTATGAGTCTTGCGGGCTGGCTGGCGCAAGGAATTCAGGGTAACGCGCACGCCATCAATAAGGCGGGTTCGATGCGCATGCAAAGCTATCGTCTGCTGGCAGCGATCCCTCTTATTGAAAAAGACAGCGCGCTACTCGATGAGATGGAACAGACCACCTGGAGCAAAGATTTACAGGAGGCGGCGGAACAAGACGGCCAACAAGATAAACTCGCCGCCCTGCAACATTACTGGCGTGAGGAACTCGAACCCGCGCTGCGCCGTGCCAACAATGCCGACCAGGTCAAACCGCATGTTGCCGGTTTTGTCGCCCGCATCGATAAGCTTGTCACCACCTTTGATCACACCACCGAAATGCGCCTGCACCGGATTATCCAGCTGCAACTTGGCATGGCGGCATTAATGGGCCTGCTGATCATTTTCACCGTCATCTGGTTACGCAAACAGTTACTGCGTCCCTGGCAGAAATTGCTGACCATGGCGCAGGCGATTGGGCAGCGGGACTTCACTCACCGCGTGAACGTTCGTGGTCGCAATGAAATGGCAACGCTGGGTATCGCGCTCAATAGCATGTCTGCCGAACTGGCGGAAAGCTACGCCAGCCTTGAGCAACGCGTGCGTGAAAAAACCGCCGGGCTTGAGCAAAAAAACCAGATCCTCTCATTTTTGTATCAGGCTAACCGCCGCCTGCACTCGCAAGCTCCGCTGTGCCAGCGCCTGTCGCCGGTTCTCAGCGAATTACAGCATTTGACCCCGCTGCGTAACATCGAGCTGCGGGTTTATGAATATGAAGACGAAGAGAATTACGAAGAATATACCTACCAGCCTGACAGCAGCTGTGAAGCCAGCGGCTGCAATCTTTGCCCGCGCGAGCCGTTGCTACAGCCTTGCGAAACCACCGCACAAAAATGGCGATTGACCGATAACCACATTCAGTACGGTCTGGTGCTGGCACAATTACCGCTCGGTAGCAGCCTGACGCACGACCAGCAGCAGCTAGTTTTAACCCTGATGGAACAGCTCACCGCCACGTTGGCGCTTGAGCGGCAGTACGAGCGCCAGCAGCAACTGGTGGTCATGGAAGAGCGCTCCGCCATCGCCCGCGAATTGCATGATTCCATCGCCCAGTCGCTCTCCTGCCTGAAAATGCAGGTCAGCTGTCTGCAAATGCAAGGCGCTTCCCTGCCCCCTGAAATGCAGACGTTACTGGGGCAGATGCGTAGCGAACTGAATACTTCATGGCGACAACTGCGTGAATTACTGACCACCTTCCGCCTGCAATTAATTGAACCGGGGCTGCGCCCGGCGCTGGAAGCCAGTTGCCGCGAATTTAGCGAAAAACTGGGCTTCCCGGTCAATCTGGATTACCAGGTGCCGCCGCGCCTGGTGCCGTCTCATCAGGCCATTCACCTGGTGCAAATTACCCGTGAAGCGTTAAATAACAGCCTGAAACACGCCAACGCCACCGCAAGTGGTGTCAGCGTAATTCATCGCGACAATCAAATTACCTTAACCATCTGGGATAACGGCTGTGGCATTCCCGGCAACGGCGAGCGCCGCAACCATTACGGTCTTATTATTATGCGAGATCGTGCGCAAAGTCTGAGAGGCGATTGCCAGGTGCGCGAACGCCCTGGTGGCGGCACTCAGGTCATCGTGAGTTTTATCCCCGAACTAACCCCAGGAGCACAACATGAGTAACCCGGAAGCCTCGACCATATTGCTTATCGACGATCATCCCATGCTGCGCACTGGCGTTAAACAACTCATCAGTATGGCGCCGGAACTGGCGGTTGTCGGTGAAGCGGGGAATGGAGAACAAGGCGTTCAACTTGCCGAGGAACTCGACCCGGACTTGATCTTGCTGGACTTAAATATGCCCGGCATGAACGGCCTGGAAACGCTCGACTGCCTGCGTGAGAAACCCCTCTCCGGCCGTATTGTAGTGTTCAGCGTATCGAACCACGAAGAAGATGTGGTTACGGCGCTGAAACGCGGCGCAGATGGTTATCTGCTGAAAGATATGGAGCCAGAAGATTTGCTCAAGGCGTTGCAACAGGCCGCCGCGGGTGAAATGGTATTAAGCGAAGCATTGACGCCAGTGCTGGCCGCCAGCCTGCGTGCAAATCGCGCCACGTCTGACCGTGACGTTAACCTGCTGACACCACGCGAGCGCGATATCCTTAAACTCATCGCCCAGGGTTTGCCAAATAAGATGATTGCCCGCCGCCTCGATATCACCGAAAGCACGGTGAAAGTTCACGTGAAGCACCTGCTTAAAAAGATGAAGCTGAAATCCCGTGTCGAAGCGGCGGTTTGGGTGCATCAGGACCGGATATTTTAAGGTTAGAACGGGGAATGTGGTGGATGACGCTTCGCTTGTCCACCCTATAAAACCGAATCAAATCATAGGTCGGATAAACGCTAGCGTCATCCGACATCTGTGATTATTCCGGTATTAACTCGTAGCGCGGATCTGCCGCAGGGCTGATGACCAAAGGCTCCGCCAGTTTCAGCGTAATCCAGTTAGACGTCACTTTCTGACCCTTATCATCTTCAATCACCACAGAAAGACGATATTCATTCGGGCCGTTATCGTTCCACATCGGCATGATCATGCTCCAGCCGTTAGCGTCGCGGTTATTCGCAGGTGGCGTCAGGCTCAATGCCTGAGTATCGCCCTGCCAGGTAATGCTGCGAATACCGTGGCTGGCGCGGATTTGCAGCTTAAGTGCCACCGTTTCGCCCGCGTGCAACTCCCATGGCGGTGTTGCCAAAAATACCGATAACGTTTTGCGCTGGCGATACTCCATCACCGGCAAGGAATCACGTTCCACGTTGTCGTAACGGCTACCGCGTAAAGAACTGGTGGTCGCAACTTCAGCCGCAGACAACTGCTTTGCTACCGGCACGCCAAAACGGTAATTCAGCTTCAGGCCGAGATTATCCTGCGACACGCCGCTTTCACCCTGCTTATGCTGCGCGGTGAGCGTCAGCAGCGGTATCGGCGTGTAACTCAATCCCATCGTCACCGCCACCGGGTTACGATAACCCGTGCCGCTATCAAACAAGTCAACGCTATTACCGTAGTATTTCTCGAAGCTGAGGCTGGTATTGATATGGCGATAAAACGGTAGCCACGCCTGCGCGGTAATGTCATAACCTCGCGCCAGACGCTGCTCCAGGGTTTCGCTACTCCCGTCCTGCCAACTGGATAATGGCTGATAATAATTAGCCGACAGACGTAAATACTCGCCCCACGCTTCGGTGCCAAACCCGGCACGCTGCAAATTGTTGGCAAGCTGATTGTCGTAAAAAGCGTTATATCCCAGCAGCCAGTCGCCCGCCACCCAACGCTGCCCGGCACCGATATTCCCTATCGACCCGTCGTCATGCTGGGTAAACCCTACCTGACTCCAGGTGAGATAACGGTTGTTATCCTGCCAGGGCGTAAACAAAGAGGCGCTGCTGCCGTTCCAGTTACCGTGCTCATCCACCAGCAAATTGACGCTGGCTTTCCCCCAGGGAGATAACAGCGATTCCGCTTCACTGGTGACTTTGTCGGTGAGCACATCCCGCAGGCGAGTAAAAGCCAGCAACCGTGCCTGATCGCCCGCATCCAGCCCATCATCGACCATACTGGCTTCACCGAATTTCTTCGCCATGGCGGCAATTTCGCGTGCAGCGGCGTCCGATTCCGGGGCCATCCCCAGATCGGGCAATTGTTCGGTTGACTGGTCAAAAGGGTTTTCGGCTTTCTCGATAAAGATCTGCCGGGTACTGGCAGCCCCTCCAGCGCTAAGGAGTGCGTATGACAGGGTGAAAAATGGAACGGCTTTTCTAAACATCTGGAAATTATAACATCACACCGCAGCAATTCATTCCCAAACTCGTAAACACAGATTACTCCGGGTGTTATTTCAACAACGCTTTAAGTTCTGGAATACAAGAGCCGCAGTTGGTGCCACAGCGCAGTTTTTCACCCAGCTGTGCGACTGACTGGCAGCCCCCTGCGATTGCGGCAAGAATCGTTTTCTCTCCCACACCAAAGCAACTACACACTGTCGCACCCGCATCGGCTTGT
Coding sequences within:
- a CDS encoding MFS transporter, with the protein product MLSKKRWTIFSLLVLCGGTIYKLPSLKDAFYVPMQEYFHLTNGEIGNAMSVNSIVTTIGFFLSIYFSDKLPRRFTMSLSLIATGLLGIYLSTMPGYWGILFVWALFGVTCDMLNWPVLLKSVSLLGDNTQQGRLFGFFETGRGIVDTVIAFSALAVFTWFGSDYFGFKAAILFYSFIAILVGVVIFFVLKESPEEQAAKQEKAEKKEANPGLGNVLKNKTVWLIAFSVFCVYAVYCGLTFFIPFLRNVYALPIALVGAYGIINQYCLKMVGGPIGGLVADKVLKSPSQYLFYTFIISALALVALILLPHEQMPVYLGMACTLMFGAVIFTQRAVFFAPIGEAGISEKNTGAAMALGSFIGYAPAMFCYSLYGYILDTNPGLLGYKIVFGLMAVFACAGIVISGLLIKNIRAERKT
- a CDS encoding sugar phosphate isomerase/epimerase family protein, whose translation is MNNIQATKIVERAINLPLYLHAYAFHLNMRMERILPEDLLDIASQQQLKGVKIHVVDGESQSLRHASDERLENFAEKSRQLGLDVHIETSASDAQTIDEAVNIALKSGATSVRFYPRYEGTLSEVMEIIAQDIQYIKAKYQHSGLTFTLEQHEDLQSHELVKLVQEADFPQLSLLFDFANMINANEEPLEALAVMGKEVTQVHIKDALINHEGEGRGHTACISGEGELPFKELLLQLICLGEDQPQVTAFGLEEEVDYYAPAFRFTNEDKNPWIPLRQMSETPLPTSGLEERLNKEIDDATNQIMHVRNIVGELHKDAVAILRK
- a CDS encoding GntR family transcriptional regulator; translation: MKTHSTVETAKEMLNDWLSKGVVQPGGKLPSERELEELLGIKRMTLRQALLFLEGEEKIFRKDRRGWFVALPCFKYTPNTSTSFKQAALEQGRLPSWGFLEKERVYTAEPEILSQLNVKDGDEIYKICGWGALDNHKVFYHETFINAQSAPGFIDKLGDRSFVDVWQEAFGKSSHTQHLAFKPTRLSAGACKGMGGTAGTPSIRVEKYRADESGQVIQVDIEYWRFESVEFYIDFQEFP
- the narU gene encoding nitrate/nitrite transporter NarU; the encoded protein is MSQSPTNNQKSGSLITEWRPEEPAFWQSKGHGIASRNLWISVPCLLLAFCVWMLFSAVAVNLNKVGFNFTTDQLFMLTALPSVSGALLRVPYSFMVPVFGGRRWTAFSTGILIIPCVWLGFAVQNPATPFSVFIMIALLCGFAGANFASSMANISFFFPKAKQGGALGINGGLGNLGVSVMQLVAPLVISLSMFAVFGGTGVEQADGTMLFLENAAWVWVPLLAIFTIAAWFGMNDLATSKASLKEQLPVLKRAHLWIMGVLYLATFGSFIGFSAGFAMLAKTQFPDVNILHFAFFGPLFGALARSAGGAISDRFGGTRVSLLNFIFMAIFSALLFTTLPHNGVGGNFIAFFGVFLMLFLTAGLGSGSTFQMISVIFRKLTMDRVKAQGGTEERALREAATDTAAALGFISAIGAIGGFFIPKAFGTSLALTGSPAGAMKVFLVFYIVCVVITWAVYGRKSSK
- the narX gene encoding nitrate/nitrite two-component system sensor histidine kinase NarX; amino-acid sequence: MLKRLLSPLTLFNQLALIVLLLALLGVAGMSLAGWLAQGIQGNAHAINKAGSMRMQSYRLLAAIPLIEKDSALLDEMEQTTWSKDLQEAAEQDGQQDKLAALQHYWREELEPALRRANNADQVKPHVAGFVARIDKLVTTFDHTTEMRLHRIIQLQLGMAALMGLLIIFTVIWLRKQLLRPWQKLLTMAQAIGQRDFTHRVNVRGRNEMATLGIALNSMSAELAESYASLEQRVREKTAGLEQKNQILSFLYQANRRLHSQAPLCQRLSPVLSELQHLTPLRNIELRVYEYEDEENYEEYTYQPDSSCEASGCNLCPREPLLQPCETTAQKWRLTDNHIQYGLVLAQLPLGSSLTHDQQQLVLTLMEQLTATLALERQYERQQQLVVMEERSAIARELHDSIAQSLSCLKMQVSCLQMQGASLPPEMQTLLGQMRSELNTSWRQLRELLTTFRLQLIEPGLRPALEASCREFSEKLGFPVNLDYQVPPRLVPSHQAIHLVQITREALNNSLKHANATASGVSVIHRDNQITLTIWDNGCGIPGNGERRNHYGLIIMRDRAQSLRGDCQVRERPGGGTQVIVSFIPELTPGAQHE
- the narL gene encoding two-component system response regulator NarL produces the protein MSNPEASTILLIDDHPMLRTGVKQLISMAPELAVVGEAGNGEQGVQLAEELDPDLILLDLNMPGMNGLETLDCLREKPLSGRIVVFSVSNHEEDVVTALKRGADGYLLKDMEPEDLLKALQQAAAGEMVLSEALTPVLAASLRANRATSDRDVNLLTPRERDILKLIAQGLPNKMIARRLDITESTVKVHVKHLLKKMKLKSRVEAAVWVHQDRIF
- a CDS encoding YchO/YchP family invasin, whose product is MFRKAVPFFTLSYALLSAGGAASTRQIFIEKAENPFDQSTEQLPDLGMAPESDAAAREIAAMAKKFGEASMVDDGLDAGDQARLLAFTRLRDVLTDKVTSEAESLLSPWGKASVNLLVDEHGNWNGSSASLFTPWQDNNRYLTWSQVGFTQHDDGSIGNIGAGQRWVAGDWLLGYNAFYDNQLANNLQRAGFGTEAWGEYLRLSANYYQPLSSWQDGSSETLEQRLARGYDITAQAWLPFYRHINTSLSFEKYYGNSVDLFDSGTGYRNPVAVTMGLSYTPIPLLTLTAQHKQGESGVSQDNLGLKLNYRFGVPVAKQLSAAEVATTSSLRGSRYDNVERDSLPVMEYRQRKTLSVFLATPPWELHAGETVALKLQIRASHGIRSITWQGDTQALSLTPPANNRDANGWSMIMPMWNDNGPNEYRLSVVIEDDKGQKVTSNWITLKLAEPLVISPAADPRYELIPE